One window of the Gehongia tenuis genome contains the following:
- a CDS encoding sulfite exporter TauE/SafE family protein, producing MEITVWTYVIVCPLVFLAGLVDAVAGGGGLISLPAYLIAGLPTHLAAGTNKFANGIGTAVAMSRFLKHGKILLLPAVMAAAGALGGSWAGARLALLLSDQALKIALLIIIPVAGIFLALHRTVDKPKGEMRRGRALYLGSLAIGFVIGCYDGFSGPGTGTFLILAFLGLLRMDLLTACGNAKVVNLASNTGAFVTFLISGQVLFAVAVPAAAASILGSLIGAKLALTRGARVVRPMFFLVLALLLIKVALDLLGIF from the coding sequence ATGGAGATCACGGTTTGGACCTATGTAATCGTCTGCCCGCTGGTGTTCCTGGCTGGCCTGGTGGATGCGGTGGCTGGCGGCGGCGGACTCATTTCCCTGCCCGCCTATCTCATTGCCGGTCTGCCCACCCATCTGGCGGCGGGTACCAATAAGTTCGCCAACGGTATCGGAACGGCGGTGGCCATGAGCCGGTTCCTGAAGCATGGGAAGATACTGCTGCTGCCGGCGGTGATGGCGGCGGCGGGTGCGCTGGGCGGCTCCTGGGCGGGAGCGAGGCTGGCCCTGCTTCTCAGTGATCAGGCTCTCAAGATCGCTCTTCTTATCATCATTCCGGTGGCGGGCATTTTTTTGGCCCTTCACCGGACGGTGGACAAGCCCAAAGGTGAGATGCGAAGGGGCCGGGCTCTCTATCTGGGATCGCTGGCCATCGGGTTTGTCATCGGCTGCTACGACGGTTTTTCCGGCCCGGGAACGGGAACCTTTCTCATACTGGCTTTCCTTGGACTGCTGCGCATGGATCTTTTGACGGCCTGCGGCAATGCCAAGGTGGTCAATCTCGCTTCCAACACCGGCGCCTTTGTGACCTTTCTGATCAGCGGGCAGGTGCTCTTCGCGGTGGCGGTGCCCGCGGCGGCGGCCTCCATTCTGGGCAGCCTCATCGGGGCAAAGCTGGCTCTCACCCGGGGCGCACGGGTGGTCCGGCCCATGTTCTTTCTAGTGCTGGCGCTGCTTTTGATCAAGGTCGCACTGGATCTTTTGGGTATCTTTTGA